The Triticum aestivum cultivar Chinese Spring chromosome 5A, IWGSC CS RefSeq v2.1, whole genome shotgun sequence genomic sequence ttccgataaagtttgtagaaattatggtaaaaatacgtttttagccatttgcAAAACTGACATAACCGTAAttaattaggagaaacaatatatacaaaaaagtttcgcatttcttcaagctttccaacgccatattatttgctgcatttggacatacagttaaaaaattagctcgaaaatacgaactcggtggaacttgtaccgttttctaaattacttttaaaccgttcaaaattagaaaaacttttaacatgaaaaattagcgcattttcataagctttccaacgccatattatttgcctcaattagATTAGCCGTTTaaaaatgacatcgaaaatacgaactcgggtgttccgtttgcgaaattctacgattttccgaattactctttaaccgtagggaattagagaaatctttcaacatgtggaaggagcggttttgcagcagctttccaacgccatattatttgcctcattccgataaacggtttaaaaatgtgatcaaaaatatgattcacgttttttgtacgaAGAAAAAACGagtttcaaaactgctcttaaaccacttacattttgccaaaattttaatttgggtcatgatactggtgtgcataactttccaacggtatatagcgAGCCCCATTTGGACatcttttagctgaagttcaacctagcacacggggaaggtcaggcgcgttactcgggaagttcatgttgtggtcagaatattattctgatcccgtgatcagaatagtgtttatgtatatatatatatatatatatatatatatatatatatatatatatatatatatatatatatatatatatatataggtgcgCTAAAGTGAGCCTGAGCGCAATGCGCTTATTCTACGCTCTGGCCTAACAATGCGTGGCTAGTGCCTTGGCCTCCAATTTTTCTTCCACCTACTAGTAATCAGCCATGTTGGATATAGTAACTGAATTAATTCGGTTACTGGCTGCAGCAATGGTTCACCGCTCTGCCACAATTTTTTTATTATATGCGTCCTCCTGATTACATATAGTAATCATCCATGGAAAATGTAGTAAAATATTAACTTGATTACCGTGTGCTTGTGATGGTTCATCACCTCAGCATAGTTTTGCTTTATTACTTGTCTGCGCCAATCACACATGGTAATCAACCATGTAAAGTATAGTAACATAATTTATTGGGTTACTGGTTGCACAAAAGCTACCATTTTATGTCAGAGAATTAAGGAGTGGTGTGTGGCATCTCGTAATAGATCTCGTAATAGATCTAGTCCGTTACCATATGTGCCAGTTCTTTTACCATGCATAATGGTACAAGATGTTGGGTGTAGTGCGGTTGCATGCAATCTCGTAAAGCTATTTGTTCCATTACCATATTTCTAACCTTTTTACTGTCATTAGCAAATAGAAACCCGCGGGGCGGAGGTCGGCGGTGGGAGTGGTAACTGAATTAAATCCATTTCTACAAGCGATATTACCATCAATTGCCGAAGCGTGTGGAGGTGGGGTTGATTAGTGTGACCCGAGCGTACGATTACCAGTTTTGCATTATAACTCGTAACTAGATAACCATAATGATCAATTTTATTACTGTGTGCATTGGCTGGGTCGATCAAATCTTGGACAATAGTAAAGGATATAACACCTTTACTAGAAAGTAAAAAGGGCATTACGATCAAACCTGTAGCACTAGTAGTACATAGTAAATGGCATACTCCCTCcctcctttaaagagtgtactttcaactttgttgggtagtcaaactatctcaaagtttgactGGGTTTGTGCAAAAAAATATCAATATttatgaaaccaaataggtatatgatgaaaatatattttatcatgaatctaatgctactaatttaaTGGCGTAAATATTGATGTATTATTGTTGAAATATGGTCAaacataaaaaagtttgactttccaacaaaggTGGAAGTACcctctttaaaggacggagggagtagcactttACTACAAATGGGAGTAAGCATTACCGTCAAAATGGCACATAGTAAATGGCATAGCACTTTTACTACGGATAGTAGTAAGCATTACCATCAAATTAGGAAAGTGGTGGATGGTGTGCGTGGGTTGGCTGGCTTGGCAGGTTGCGTGATTAAGCCGGAGCGTAGAATAAACCATTATGCGCGCACGCGCAGTTTATATATATAACTCATCTTGGCACTATTGTTTGGCATCAAAATATGCACCTTTGTGCCAAATATGGGCACATTTTCATGAACAATGCCATGGATATGTGCATGACATGggcatttggcttgaaagtcatgaatgtTCATACATGGTAGTCCATTTTTTGAAAGTTTTTTATGTCAAAATCCATTTATATCATTTTTCCTAACCACTAAGTACACATAAAACAACTCCATGTGAAAGTATagcattatattttttttcttcatttttttcataATGGGGGTCAGTATCATCGGTGAAACTATTCATTGCAAGGGCCTAGATCTTTCAACACCATGTTTTTGTATCGCATAGAATCCTAGTTAGACAcagaaaaatgatttttttggaaaaattGGACTACACTAGAACAtacttttagttcaaatttgaattactttcGGAATATTGGCCAAAACTCATTTAAATGGGCGAAAATAGATAGAAAGCGAGAAAATTCTTAATAGTTGTGAATTGTCCATCTAATATAGTCTACTTTGTGTGAAAATTGGAGAGGCAGCATTTTTTGGAACttagaaaatataaaaatattttttgtAACAAAAAGTTAGAAACTTGTTTTGGCAATATTGTTTCAGATGGAAAGCTGCCCTCTATACAAAAAATGTGGCCACATTATCATGATCGATGCCATGGATATGGAATTAAACAAAATTGCCGAGAGCCAAACCGGGAGCACTCAACAGAGCTAACTGATCGCCTCCTTCCCGTCAACCACGATGGGCGGAACATGTGTCCCCCACCTTTGTTGAgtgtatttctttttattttaccTTTTTACTATTGTTTGTCAGAAAACACTTGGCAAAGATCTCCTTTGTTGAGTGCCATTTAAAAAGCACTCGACAAATGAGTTTTTCTGTAGTGAATGTGAAATATTCGATAATAACATTCCATGTATCAATATGACAGTATGTAACACCATCAATGTAACTGAGCACTAGAGACATGAAAGAATTAGTTTCTCTAGTGAACAAAGTAATCAAGACTTTTTATGAATCAACATAGCAAGAGGAAGCTTAACAATATAGTTTTTTCATATCTTAGATGGTGAGACGTACTATAGAAGATTAAGCTAGTACCGCATGTGGTGTTCATGCGGGGCAATGCTGGAGCTGAGATCATTTTCATTCAACGTAAAAATTTCTCTTTCTGTTATAACTCTTTAGCTACTTTTATCTCATCCCTTAATATCTCCACAATTCAATTTTTTGGGGGAAATTCAAAATATCTAAAGGTTTTACTAAGTTTACACAAAAATATACCAATATCCATGGAATCGAGTAGATTTATTATAAAAATAAATTTTATGATAAATGTAATACACTAATTTGGTGCCATAAATGTTAGTGTTTTCATATGATCTATGTGAAACTTACGATAGTTTGACTTTCAATTAAAGCTGGTTTGAGATGAATGGAGGAGAAGCTAAGGTTTGCATAATAATTTTGTTTCAAAAAATTATACATGTTAAGAGCGAGAGATAAAAGCTTAATAGTGTTCCTTATGGTGTTTGACTTATGCACTTCCTCTCCCACCACCCTTGGCACTAACTAATTCAATATTTTGACCAGGTTTTCGGGAAAATGCATGTACCAGAATGTAAAAGACAGAATCAGTTCCATTAGATAAATcataaaaaatcattaaaattcagTTTTGTTGCTCCAAATACATACCTTTTGTCCCATGATAGAACTTGGTCGTTGTTGTGCAGGTGGTGTTCAAGGTCGCCATTAGATATGAACTCAAAGACGAGGAAGAGTTCAACCTTGATAACCCTTTTCCACCAAGTCTTGCCATCGATCACTCTGACTTTGCCGCACCATCCTTTGAGGTCAACTAGATTCTCGTGCCTCGTGTTACCAACTGTCTGGAGCTCGCGATGGAATTCCTCAAGCTTTCCCTCTGCTTTAATTCTCTTCACGGCCACTTCCTGGCCCTTGAACGTCGCCTTATATACTGCTCCGAACATACCCTCTCCAAGAAGAGCATCTCTGGAGAATCTGTTCGTGGCGCAAGCTAGATCACTATAACTGAATTCCATAAAGCCATTCGCCCCTGACGAGAGGGAATTGCGTGCGCTTCTCCAGTAACACCATGTTGTAACGAGATACACAAGAACGCTTAGAACGGGTACAACTACTTTTACAATGTTAATTACTTTTGATGTCGTAACCCCAGGATCCCCTGAAAGAAATTAAGGAAGTATATTACTAAATAAAAGGTGCTCAGTTCAAGGTAAAAAAAGTTCTAGCAATTCCAATCGAAAATTTTACGTGAGTATTAAGTAGTACTACTGTATACACTCATAGTATGTATTAATTGCAATTTCTTTATTTTCCTTTACTACAAAGATGTTTCAGTTCGCTAGGTTGTGTCTTGCCTACCCATGCATTCAACATTTAGTTTATAAGCTTGTCCTATTTTCGAATCTCTGGATCTATGTTTATTTTCAATAGCCCGAAGCAGTTCCTAACTTGCTACACCTGCCTCATCACTGGGTGTCTGGGTATCCACCGCAAGTCTTTCCACTTATGAACCTCGCTGTTAACGTTAAGGCTATGCCATCATAAGTTGCTACTACATGCAAGGATCTTATTGAAGTCCAGAAATAGGAAAGTATAGATCAAAACGCCGACTCGACAAAATTTGGTGCTATCAAAGTGTCCACTAAGTTCACGGGCTCAAGATGAGCGGACTCGAACAGCTGACATCCGTCATAGAGTAAACCACCCCCTATCATGCCTCGCCAACGGGTTCTACCATAGAGTCCAATGATAGACAATAACTATGCCTTGCTGAACACGTCTTAATACTACGACTTCAGTTGTACTTTCTCTCCAAAGTGAAACTCCTCTCAAAATCTCAAGACAAAAGAGCTTAATTGGAATCCCATTCTAAGGATTCATGTGGTTCCGCAGAATCCAACAACACGAGAACCAAGAATGGTGAGATCTTCCAAGTGAGTTTGATTTAATGGTTTTAGTGTTTGTTCCTTCATTTGATCGGGTTATCAGCTTTGTTCTCCTATGAGATTGTGCAAATTTTGTATGTTAAATAATATACAACATCAACATGTTTCTTCCTTAACTGCACTGACATGATAGCAGTTTGCCTATGATACCGTTGTAAGATGCAACCATTGGCACGTGCAAATTTATTACATAGATTTTGGACCACTTTTCTTTTAAGATATGGGGTACAAGAATCAAGTGCGAGGCAATTTTTATCAAAACATTCTTTGCTCTGTAACCATTAGACAACTTCTTCAACctagtttctcaaaaaaaaaacttcttCAACCTCTCACTTCTATTAACCTTGGTGGCCACTAAGGGAgctttcctcttcttttttcaCATAAATGATAGGAATTGTGGAGTGAAAACCAATCTCCGTAACATTTTTTTTTGGAGGCTTCTGGAGTTCAAAACCCTTGGGTTGCATCTACGTAGGTAATACTAAGAGAACATACATGTGGAACTTTAACATGGTAAGCATGAGGGAGATGGAACACCTGTTAACAACAGATGATTCTTCCCCAATATCCTTAAGAATGTTCCATACTTTGGAAACAAGGAGAGTTTTTGTCCAGTTAAAATCTAAATGAGGAGGGAAACTAGCAAGCAATCTAAACCTGTTGATTCTCCTTTCTGGATAGGACTCGTGAGAGTCAAAGAGGAGTTCTTTAGTAAGATGGGGTTTTACTATTAGAAACGGTACTAGTACTGATTTTTGGGAAGATACGTGGTAAGGACGCAACAAATAAATGTTTCGGTTTCGACTGTTTTATCCGTAGTGACGTTGAATACTCAATTTCGTCGATGCCAAACAAACCTCACCAGTTAAACAGAACTTAACTGGTGATAAATGAACTGCTTGGTTACACTTAGTTAGTGGTTGACGATGATTCATCTTTCTGATGACCATTATAGGTTTGTTTGGAATCTGATAGCCTTAGGAACCTTTACTGTGAAACCTATGTGTGTGGACCTTATGAATGGCCATACTAGATTTTTACGTAAATACATGTGGAAACTAAAAGTATCATTGATGACTAAGATTTCATGTGGTTCTTACATGGGATGGTTTTGGTAAGAAAAATTGTAATGTGTCTGGAAAGTGTTGCTTTTGCGACTATGATGTATATATTGAGCATTTGCTCCTTGCATGTCCTTTTTCCTCATCTTGTTTGGAGGATAGTTCATACAAAATATAATTTACCTCCACCAACAAATATCACAAATATGTTTGGGAATTGGTGACATGGGGTTAGCAAAAACATAAATCTCAATTTCGTGTTGGACAGAATGACATTATTTTTAACAAGACTATGTACTGCATCCGTTTATGGTCCTATCTCATTCTTGTGGAGCAGCTGGAGCCTTTGGATATTTTTTGGAGATGTCTGGAGACGGTCGCACAAGATATCTTCAACCAGGGTGGATGGTGGTCCATTAATAGAATAGATGATACATAGGCACTTTATGTTTGTTCTATTCTGGCAGGTGATTTCTTTATCCACTTTATATGATCCATGAAGTATAATACTCTTGAGTTTATGTTGCAATAAAATGACCATGTGCATCGCTTTGATACAGAGCCCAGGATATGCCCCCTTTAAAAAATGCTTCAAGCGAGGCGGGGCACAACCACGGTTTTGGTTACCGGATGATATTTTTACTTGGGGGTAGTAGGGTGGAGGGTTGGTATTTATGATTACCACGGTTACCGGGAAATTACCGCCCAAAATATTCAAATGAAATTGGAATTCATTTTTTCAGAAACCTTAAATTAGCTTTAAAAATCCGACAGGGCATAACATTGGTGGTAACGCAGCGGTATGGCCCCTCTGTTCATCTACCCTCCTAATTATCTGGTTTTGTGTTCGAGACTTGGTGACCGGGGTGCTTAGGAAACATGATTACTGGAAGTAACCAGATTACATCCGAGTAACCCAAATCCTGGGCCCGGCACAACGCAAAAGCACACATGTGTACATCACCTTTGGGCAATTTCCTATCGATATTCAAACACTTGATGTATTAGTGGATGGTAGACTCTTAGATGGAGAGATTGGTTGGCTATATCATACGTTTTGGCATTCTGAAACTTTCATATTTTTGTGTTTGTTTTGCTATAAAATATCATCACAACATGAACCAGCAACCAGAAGACATGTTGTTATCCAAAGACGCGAGTTACGTCAAAGCTCGAAGAGTCTTGCATTGACAATCAATGTTGATTTGTTTTAAAACGTCCTAAATCTGGCCTCAAATGGAAAAGAGTGCTCAATATGAACTTTCTGCTCCTCATAGAGACGAACAATTTCGCTGTCTAGATCATTTCAACCAGAGATCATATGCGGCCTCTGAGCCAAACAAGGATTAGTGCAGAAGATGCAGTAGAGTTTTGAGGACTAATAGTATCTCCTCTGATTATATTAGTGGAAGAGATCTCACTATTTGGAGCGAGTTTCGGAGTAAGTTGGCATACCTCCACCCTGCAATCTTCTTTTCCTATGTGCTGAGTTATAATGTACCCTGGACCATGTGCCCATTCCTGGGTCAAGTAAGGTACTTAGTTGCAGCAAATTAATTAATCAAATGATTAGAGACTATTAAGAAAGTATATAAATTAAATAGACACGTACACGTCCGTACCTTGGAATAGCGGGATATCAAGAATGTGGCCTTGGCGAATCAGCAGCTGGCTGCTAGTGATATTATTGATCCTGAGCAGCGTTGACTCCCGCAGCCCATACTTGGCGGCGATCTGGGAGATATTGTCGCCTGCGCGGACGATCACATAGGCAAGGTGCATCACGTGGGAGCCGTCCACCTTGTCGCAGCTGCAGGGCAGCGGCCTCCGCCCATAGTATTTGCCCGCGGCAACGTtgttggcggtgacgacctccatGAAGTAGTCATCGCCACGGCCGCCGGTGTACATATCCAGGTCCGACTGGCCCAGGCCGCCGGCGCAGCGGCACCTGAAGGGGATGCGCACGGCTGTTTTCGCGGGAATGGCTTGGCTGGTGTCGGTGTGGGGCGGGAGTTGGTTGGCGGCGAGGAGGTGGTGAAGGGTGGCGGTGGGGCTGAAGCGGGAAGCGAGTTGCTCGTAGGTGGTGGCGTTGGGGACGACGTAGGCGACGGCGGATCGGCATGTGCTCGGTTTGGCGCAGGTGAAGCTGGCGGCGGAGGCCGAGGAGGCTGCGGCCCAGAGCAGGAGGAGCAGGGCGGCCAGCGGCGGCATAGTTCACTCGCTGGCCAGCGTCCGACCACTACGAGAGAGGTACTCCGGGCGTGGCAGGAGGAGGAAGATTAATAATGCTAGGCCTTATCCCGGAACGGCCGCCGTGCATCTCTCACGTCGCCCTCCCATTCGACTCACATTCCTAGGCCTACCTAGTGTAGTACTACGTACAACAGAGACAAAACAAAACAAGAGCCAACATGCATGACCCGTGCCAAGACCGCAAGCCCTGATCCTTCGTTTGCTAGCTAGACCCGCCGGCCGTGTCAAGACCGCCAGCAAGCGCGTCCAGCCTCAGGCCTCAAACAAAACAAACCCTCTACTCGGGCGACGACTTTGCCGAGTGGTCACGTACCAAGCCGACATCTTATTGATGAACATTCCAAGTCATCACGCCGAGCGTAACAAGCGGACATCCTGGACAAGTCACAAACACCATCGTGGTCCTTCTCGAACCTTCAGGTACAGTCGTCCCTTATTTTTCCCCGGCGATGTTTGTTCAGGGCAGAGCTTGATGGTAACACATGGGAGACAAGTTCTATACAGGTTCAGGCCCTCAGAAAGAGCTAACACCGTGCTCATTTTTCTTCCAGCTCTTTAATTATTGTCTTCATATGCCGGGTGTGATCTCAAAAGGGGGCCCCTGACATCTCTAGGGTTTGTGGATTGTCCAATGAGTTGAGTCGTATCAATCTTGCTAACGTTCGCATATTGTCGTTGTTTTGTCTCGAACATATTGCATGTTAGGGCATTTCTAAACAATCCCTTATAACCCGTTAGAGGAGTAAAAATGCGGTTTCACTCCTCTAACCGGGACCTAACTGATCCCTTATCTGCCGTATGTGAGTAAAACTTTTACTTGCGCCCTAAATTTCTCCTATATTTACTCCACCGCTGGGCGGCTGAATAAATGCCGCATCTCTCCTACACTGCCTCCCCCTCCCGTCCCGCGCCGCATCTGAGCCGGCCCCACCCCTCCCACTGCacatggaagtgtttttttttgGGAGCGACTACGTGTAAGTCGACTGATTCTTATTTTTGGGTCAGTCGACAAACAACACTTGTGTATAGTAGCCGGTTCATTCCAGCCTGATTCGCTATGCATGCACACATTTCACACGCGTGCATGATATGCATGCATGTATCTATGCATGCATGTACGCATAATGCAttctgcatgcatatgcatggacaCATGATACAATTGTCCTCCTTTTCATCCAAACTATTTTGTGGTACGTAATAATTGTATGCTTggaatttcgcaaaaaaaatgtatcCTTGGATGCTCCTTTGTATGCCTGCTCTTGTCGTTGAGCCGAGGAGTCAAGCAAGTTGCACTCCTACACCATCAACCGTACAcctcaccaccaccaccccctcagaaacaaaataaataatgatAAAACTTGCACACGATATGTAAGGAAATTTTGTTTTTTTTACAATATGCAAGAATAAATATATGTTAGTGGAACTTTTGCAAAAAAGATGTTTTCTCAGAAGAAATGAATTAGTGGAGGTAATAATGCCCTTAAAGAAGAAACAAAAACATAGAAGCAAAAAAATCATAATAATGAAGTATTCTCAGCTAAAATGAATCATTGACCTTTAATACtacccttgaagaagaaagaaaataaataaataaactgaaCATTGGCAGTACCCTTTCAGAAGAAAGGCAGTATAAAACAAGCAATGGCAAACTTGGCACGCAATTTACACAGAAATTGCGCTTTGTTATAATATACAAAAATAAAGTTATTACcttaaagaaacaaaataaaataaaatagaaattaaaatgaaaacaaaATAATGATTTTTTGTAGGGAAGAAtaaaaccctttaagaagaaagaacaAAATGAATTTCCTAGGAAAGattgaaaccctttaagaagaaataaaataaaaaaacaaaataatgaagtttccAACGGAAGAATGAAACACTTTAagcagaaagaaaataaaaaacgaaaACAAAATAGTGAAGTTTTCTATGGAAGAATGAAATCCTTTAAGAAAACAAATTACAAAAACTGAAACTAAAACagaataatgaagttttctatgtaagaatgaaaccctttaagaagaaagaaaatataaaaacctaacttgcacacaagtatgcCCTAAAATTGCAGTTTTCTAATATGGCAAAAGTAAGTGTATACAATGCAA encodes the following:
- the LOC123106175 gene encoding probable L-type lectin-domain containing receptor kinase S.7, with amino-acid sequence MPPLAALLLLLWAAASSASAASFTCAKPSTCRSAVAYVVPNATTYEQLASRFSPTATLHHLLAANQLPPHTDTSQAIPAKTAVRIPFRCRCAGGLGQSDLDMYTGGRGDDYFMEVVTANNVAAGKYYGRRPLPCSCDKVDGSHVMHLAYVIVRAGDNISQIAAKYGLRESTLLRINNITSSQLLIRQGHILDIPLFQGMGTWSRVHYNSAHRKRRLQGGGDPGVTTSKVINIVKVVVPVLSVLVYLVTTWCYWRSARNSLSSGANGFMEFSYSDLACATNRFSRDALLGEGMFGAVYKATFKGQEVAVKRIKAEGKLEEFHRELQTVGNTRHENLVDLKGWCGKVRVIDGKTWWKRVIKVELFLVFEFISNGDLEHHLHNNDQVLSWDKRYKIVKGIGSALHYLHHECNPCILHRDIKPGNILLNEYFNAKLGDFGLSMIASKNRATVVTTAVGSVGYMDPHLMKDGAVEFSRKSDVYSFGIVLLKIARTQKSREEVWQMRGGSEQQVHVDGVVDERLRFFDRTEMERVVVLGLKCSHSAEAQRPSMEDAMKFLEDGQEFPATTQGDGSFGVPCIVNEEAPMMTHGDVSSYYP